A window of the Helianthus annuus cultivar XRQ/B chromosome 4, HanXRQr2.0-SUNRISE, whole genome shotgun sequence genome harbors these coding sequences:
- the LOC110887407 gene encoding glutaredoxin-C11-like: MDRVKDLASKSAAVIFTKSTCCMCHSIKALFYDLGASPAVYEVDHDADMEWALRRLGRNPAFPAVFVGGKYVGSAKDVISLHVDGTLKQKLIEAKAIWF; this comes from the coding sequence ATGGATAGGGTGAAGGATTTAGCATCCAAGAGTGCTGCGGTTATCTTTACCAAAAGCACATGTTGTATGTGCCATAGTATCAAGGCTCTGTTTTATGATCTTGGTGCAAGTCCTGCTGTTTATGAAGTTGACCATGACGCGGATATGGAGTGGGCCCTACGGCGGTTGGGTCGTAATCCTGCGTTTCCAGCCGTGTTTGTAGGTGGCAAATATGTGGGTTCTGCTAAAGATGTTATTTCACTTCATGTTGATGGcactttgaaacaaaagttgATTGAAGCAAAGGCTATCTGGTTCTAG